The proteins below come from a single Rhodococcus sp. WMMA185 genomic window:
- a CDS encoding penicillin-binding transpeptidase domain-containing protein, with the protein MNPRLFPHARVVRSIAFGGVAVLMIGVAACTPRPGGPEPAARAFLAAFAERDSERAAALSDRPDNAMQTLESTWESLQAESLEAETTHVRVTGDTATVGYTYEWQLPKDRVWTYSGELQMGRRGGDWAVRWSATNVHPRLGDRQTMSLRSVAAPRARVNERAGSDVLVPGVVYRVKFDARESDDVIRSAQSLTSALAEFDNTLTAQSIAESATAVKGDYLVTRLRSEDYDRVEGVLGAIPGVTVSDEADLVATDRTFAPDLIGRVKQTVIDEVDGEAGWRVVTVNQNGVDTAVLTETPPKPVPSFSISLDRPIQVAAQNAVNARPEQAMMVVIAPSTGDILAVAQNEAADRDGPVALTGLYPPGSTFKIVTAGAAISSDLATPHTLVPCPGLIVIGDRSVPNYNEFALGTVPMATAFARSCNTSFAKLASEMQSDALTVAASQFGVGADYEVVGLPTYTGSVPEADDLVQRTEDGFGQGRVVVSPFGMALAAATVANGSTPVPSLIAGRETSIDEDPPPISPEMVDGLREMMRLVVTSGTAGRIGDQGEVYGKTGEAEVEGGSHAWFVGYRGDLAFATLVVRGGSSDNAVAVTRDMFAALPEGY; encoded by the coding sequence ATGAACCCTCGTCTCTTTCCCCACGCACGCGTCGTCAGGTCGATCGCCTTCGGCGGGGTCGCTGTGCTGATGATTGGCGTCGCGGCATGCACACCCCGACCGGGTGGTCCCGAGCCCGCCGCTCGAGCGTTTCTGGCGGCCTTTGCCGAACGCGATTCCGAGCGGGCCGCCGCCCTCTCGGACCGCCCTGACAACGCGATGCAGACGCTCGAGTCGACGTGGGAGTCGTTGCAGGCCGAGTCCCTCGAGGCGGAGACCACCCACGTCCGAGTAACCGGCGACACCGCCACCGTGGGGTACACCTATGAATGGCAACTGCCGAAAGACCGGGTGTGGACATATTCAGGCGAACTCCAGATGGGCCGACGTGGCGGCGACTGGGCCGTGCGCTGGAGTGCGACCAACGTCCATCCGCGGCTAGGGGATCGTCAGACGATGTCGCTGCGGTCCGTTGCGGCGCCCAGGGCCCGCGTCAACGAGCGCGCCGGATCGGACGTTCTCGTGCCCGGTGTCGTGTATCGCGTCAAGTTCGATGCGAGGGAATCGGACGATGTGATCCGCAGCGCGCAGTCGCTGACGTCGGCGCTGGCGGAGTTCGACAACACCCTCACCGCGCAGTCGATCGCGGAGTCCGCAACCGCGGTGAAAGGTGACTACCTCGTCACCCGGCTGAGATCCGAGGACTACGACCGAGTCGAGGGTGTGCTCGGCGCGATCCCCGGTGTGACCGTGTCAGACGAGGCCGACCTGGTGGCTACCGATCGGACGTTCGCCCCCGATCTCATCGGCCGGGTCAAGCAGACGGTGATCGATGAGGTCGACGGTGAGGCCGGATGGAGAGTGGTCACCGTCAATCAGAACGGCGTCGACACCGCCGTGCTCACCGAGACACCGCCGAAGCCTGTCCCGTCGTTCTCGATCAGCCTGGATCGGCCCATTCAGGTTGCCGCGCAGAATGCGGTCAACGCCCGACCCGAGCAGGCCATGATGGTGGTCATTGCTCCCTCGACCGGTGACATCCTCGCCGTGGCGCAGAACGAGGCCGCCGACAGAGACGGACCCGTGGCCCTGACGGGCCTCTACCCCCCGGGCTCGACGTTCAAGATCGTGACCGCGGGAGCGGCGATCTCGTCGGACCTCGCGACACCTCACACATTGGTTCCGTGCCCCGGCCTCATCGTGATCGGCGACCGGAGCGTGCCGAACTACAACGAATTCGCGCTCGGGACGGTCCCGATGGCCACGGCGTTCGCCCGTTCGTGCAACACCTCGTTCGCGAAACTGGCGAGTGAGATGCAGTCGGATGCGCTGACCGTCGCGGCCTCACAGTTCGGAGTCGGGGCCGACTATGAGGTCGTGGGCTTGCCCACCTACACGGGCTCGGTGCCCGAAGCAGACGATCTGGTCCAGCGAACAGAGGACGGCTTCGGGCAGGGCAGGGTCGTGGTCAGCCCATTCGGTATGGCTTTGGCAGCGGCGACCGTAGCGAATGGCTCGACGCCGGTTCCGTCGCTGATCGCCGGACGGGAAACGTCGATCGACGAAGACCCTCCGCCGATCAGCCCTGAGATGGTCGACGGACTCCGCGAGATGATGCGCCTCGTGGTCACGAGTGGCACGGCCGGGAGAATCGGGGATCAGGGCGAGGTGTACGGCAAGACGGGCGAAGCCGAGGTCGAGGGTGGGTCGCACGCCTGGTTCGTCGGCTACCGCGGCGATCTCGCCTTCGCAACGCTGGTGGTGCGCGGGGGAAGCTCCGACAACGCTGTTGCCGTGACTCGTGACATGTTCGCGGCGCTGCCGGAGGGGTATTGA